A genome region from Mesotoga infera includes the following:
- a CDS encoding ADP-ribosylglycohydrolase yields the protein MLGAIVGDIVGSRFEFKNHRSKTFVLFTDECFVTDDSIMSLAVAKAILETEKVVDKSREDYRLSMCYNRLLGELTVKYMQQIGRNYPNCGYGGMFGRWIFSAMPEPYNSFGNGAAMRIGPAGFTARTESEATSLSKTITSVTHDHPEGIKGAEATTIAIFLARQGFSKRDIHFRISRDYYSLDFTIDKIRPSYDFNETCQETVPQAIQCFLESDSFEDALRTAVSLGGDSDTIAAITGAISEAYYNIPYDIRTKALNYLDEELLAIFLEWEAFPKS from the coding sequence TTGCTGGGAGCAATCGTCGGCGATATCGTCGGATCGAGATTCGAGTTCAAAAATCACCGAAGCAAGACCTTTGTACTATTCACAGATGAGTGCTTTGTTACGGACGATAGTATAATGAGCCTTGCCGTTGCCAAAGCAATTCTGGAAACTGAGAAGGTTGTCGACAAATCGCGAGAAGACTACAGGCTGAGTATGTGCTATAACCGTCTGCTAGGAGAGCTTACAGTGAAATACATGCAGCAGATCGGTCGAAATTACCCTAACTGCGGTTATGGGGGAATGTTTGGAAGATGGATATTCAGCGCCATGCCGGAGCCATACAATAGTTTCGGCAACGGAGCGGCTATGCGCATTGGCCCTGCGGGATTCACTGCGCGAACTGAATCGGAAGCGACAAGCCTCTCAAAAACGATAACTTCTGTCACTCACGACCACCCGGAAGGAATAAAGGGGGCTGAAGCGACTACCATTGCCATTTTCCTTGCGCGTCAAGGCTTCTCAAAGCGAGATATTCACTTCAGGATCTCAAGAGATTACTACTCTCTAGATTTCACAATCGACAAGATCCGCCCATCATATGACTTCAATGAAACCTGTCAGGAAACAGTGCCACAGGCCATACAGTGCTTCCTCGAATCAGATTCATTTGAAGACGCCCTCCGCACAGCAGTTTCGCTTGGTGGAGACAGCGACACAATCGCGGCAATTACCGGAGCGATATCCGAAGCTTACTACAACATACCGTATGACATAAGAACCAAGGCCTTGAACTATCTAGACGAAGAACTCCTCGCGATCTTCCTTGAATGGGAAGCCTTCCCAAAATCATAA
- a CDS encoding nucleotidyltransferase domain-containing protein translates to MDEKIKEALLIRNERIIKAVIEKSKRVCPDSVALVGIYGSFATGDIHDKSDLDLFIVIDDSKGYRIGSCFILGDVAHDIYCTTWQQVEEMAKYSTPYISRLMDLNIVYYRYDKQLQRFMELRGEAEKRLSSPLNERDLSSILTHFEHAQKSLADLVISEEYCVVKYESAKLINSIEMIMYLINKSYVSLGSRHIPEEIERMRELPIGFLDHYRSLIEADALSSIKKNATSLMRCTKEKIEEIKYRVKGKKKLDSQGLTGSYEEIYSNWRNKMELAAKTGNKYLSLMTAASCQRFYDEMREEYEGVSIDLMKHFDINDLQRSARMFDEAMEEYRLLYDVNSVKVKKYRTIEEFEEDYLR, encoded by the coding sequence ATGGATGAGAAGATCAAAGAGGCTCTGCTGATTAGGAACGAGAGGATCATCAAAGCGGTGATTGAGAAATCGAAGCGTGTCTGTCCGGACTCGGTGGCGTTGGTCGGCATCTATGGTTCATTTGCCACTGGAGACATACACGACAAGTCTGATTTGGATCTCTTCATAGTGATAGACGATTCGAAAGGATACAGAATAGGTTCATGCTTCATTTTGGGAGACGTTGCTCATGATATTTACTGCACGACCTGGCAACAGGTTGAAGAGATGGCTAAATACTCGACACCATACATCTCCAGGCTGATGGACCTGAACATCGTCTACTACCGTTATGACAAGCAACTTCAGAGATTTATGGAGCTTCGCGGGGAAGCCGAAAAACGTTTGAGCAGCCCTTTGAATGAGCGCGATCTTAGTAGTATTCTGACCCACTTCGAGCATGCGCAGAAGTCCCTTGCAGATTTGGTGATTAGCGAGGAGTACTGCGTGGTCAAATACGAGTCAGCCAAATTGATCAACTCTATCGAAATGATCATGTATTTAATCAACAAATCATATGTAAGTCTTGGGTCAAGACACATACCTGAAGAGATAGAAAGGATGCGGGAATTGCCGATTGGATTTCTAGATCATTACCGATCACTCATTGAGGCCGATGCGCTGAGCTCGATCAAGAAGAACGCGACTTCACTGATGCGTTGTACAAAAGAGAAGATCGAAGAGATCAAGTACAGAGTTAAGGGCAAGAAGAAACTTGATTCGCAGGGTCTTACAGGTAGTTACGAGGAAATCTATTCGAACTGGAGAAACAAGATGGAGCTTGCCGCAAAGACCGGCAACAAGTACTTGTCTCTCATGACGGCCGCCAGTTGCCAGCGATTCTACGATGAAATGAGAGAGGAGTACGAAGGCGTATCTATCGATCTGATGAAGCACTTCGATATCAACGATTTGCAACGCTCGGCGAGGATGTTCGATGAAGCAATGGAAGAGTACAGACTGCTGTATGACGTAAACAGCGTCAAGGTGAAGAAGTATCGGACAATCGAAGAGTTCGAAGAAGACTATCTTAGATAA